The region GCATGACGAAGGCATTGGTGCGCACCGCGGCCTCGTTGGCCATCAACACGTCCCAATGCCGGTTCAACAGGAACGCCGGATACGGCTCCTGCTGTTTGAGGATGAATTCGATCGCCCGCCGGATCTGGGCGAACTCGGGCGTCGCCAACGCGGTCTCGGGGTACTTCGGCGCGAAACCGGCCGCGACTAGCAGGACATTGCGTTCTCGCAGCGGCATGTCGAGGGCGTCGGCGAGCTTGACGATCATCTCCCGGCTCGGCTGCGACTTGCCGGTCTCCACATAGCTCAGATGACGGGCCGACACGCCCGCGTCCAGGGCCAGGTCCAGTTGGCTCCAGCGCCGCACCGCGCGCCACTCGCGCAGCAGCGCGCCGACGCACTGGTTGCGCGGGCCGGTGTTCGGATTCGTAGCGAGGGCCATGTTCATGCGGCCATGATAGGAGCCGGCTTCGATCAAAACCATGACCTCGCAGGTCATGCAGATTGCACCTGCGACGTCATTGCCGGCATGACCGCCGATATCGATCATCGCCTCCCATCGAAACGCCCGTCCGGGCCTGGGAGACGAAATGAACCGCAGAACCTTCATCCAACTCGGCGTCGGCGCGGCCAGCGTCGGCCTGCTCGGCGCTTGCGCCACCGGCCTGTCCGGCGCGACCGCGACCGCGGCCGATGCCGCAGCCTGGAACGCGGCCGCGTTCCACGCCGCGCGTCGGTTCGTCGCGACCTCGTTCGGCGAGATCGCCTACGTCGAGCGCGGCCAGGGGCCGGCGGCCCTGTTCCTGCACGGCTTCCCGCTCAACAGCTTCCAGTGGCGCGGCGCGATGGCCTATCTGGCGCCGTACCGCCGCTGCATCGCCGCCGACTTCATGGGCCTGGGCTATACGCGGGTCGCAGAAGGTCAGAGCGTGGCGCCGGACGCGCAGGTCGACATGCTCGCGACCTTGCTCGACCGGCTCGGCGTCGACAGCGTCGACCTGATCGCCAACGACAGCGGCGGCGCGGTCGCGCAGATGTTCCTGGTCAAGTATCCGCAGCGCGTGCGCAGCATGCTGCTGACCAACTGCGACGTCGAGAACGACAGCCCGCCGGCCGCGGTGGTGCCGGTGATCGAAGCCGCACGCCGCGGCCGCTTCGCACTGGAAACGTTTCCGCCGCAGCTGGCCGACCATGCCTTCGCCCGTTCGGAAAAGGGCATCGGCGTACAGTGCTTCACCTATCCCGATCATCCGAGCGACGAAGCGATCGAGACCTACTTCACCCCGCTGGTCAGCACGCCGCAACGCACGCAGCTCACCGACGCCTATGCGATGGGGCTGGACCCGAACCCGCTCGCCGGTATCGAGGCGGCACTGAAGCGCTGCACGCAACCGGTACGGATCGTCTGGGGCACCGGCGACACGATCTTCTCGCCGGCCAGCCCGCATTACCTCGACCGCTTGTTCCCGAACTCACGCGGCATCCGCTTCATCGAGGGCGCGAAACTGTTCTACCCGGAAGAGTTTCCGGAAGTGATCGCGCACGAAGCGCGGCAGCTCTGGGCGACGCTCTGATCGCAGCGAAATCTGCGTCGCATCCGTATGACGTTTGTCATCAATCGTGGCCGCGCCAGCGCGTTGCGACGACAACGATGAAGTTCATGCCTGGCCATCGCCAGGCTCGTGTCTCGACTACGACGGCGGCGCAATGCCGCCGTCGCGCGTATCGCAGCGGTCCTCGATGCGCCGCTGGTACGCTCTTGCGATCCGTCCATCGGTTTCGCCTTGTCTCTGCGTACAGCAACCGCCATTACGCTGTCGTGCAAGGTCGCCGCGCCATCGCGTCGCCGCCCACGCCGCCCGCGCATCGCGCTTGCAACCCTGCGCACGATCGCGGCATCACTGTCAGCAAGCCCACTTACTGCGCCGCCTTCGATGCCCTCACCGCTGCGTTTCCGAAACGAACGTCCTTCGCCCGACCCGGTTGCGAACGCGCGCGCCAGTCCGCCGCCGCGGCGCCCGCCGCGCGCGCCGCCCGACCCCGGCTTCGATACCCGGATGTGTTTATTTGTACGGTCCCGACGAGCACCACCCGCCGGCGCTACCATGCCGGCTCGCATGAGGTGGCCATGAATAAAGTCCTGCTGATAGAGGACGACGCCCGACTGGCCGGGCTGATATCCGAATACCTGCAACGCTACGACTTTCAAACCTCGGTGGTATTGCGCGGGGACCAGGCGCTGACCGCGATCGAGGACGATCCACCCGACGTGATCGTGCTCGACCTGATGCTGCCCGGCATGGACGGCTTCGACGTCTGCCGCCAGATCCGCAAGCAATCGAGCTTGCCGATCGTGATGCTGACCGCGCGCGGCGATCTGTTCGATCAGGTTACCGGCCTGGAGGTCGGCGCCGACGACTACGTACTCAAGCCGGTCGAACCGCGGCTGCTGCTGGCGCGACTGCGCGCCATCCTGCGCCGCAGCCAGGCGCGGCCGCAGCCCAACGGCTCCTCGATGCTGCTGTACGGCGGCCTGCAGATCGACATGACCGCGCGCCAGGTGCGCTGGAAAGGCCAGGAGATCGACCTCAAGACCGCCGACTACAACCTGTTCGTGATCCTGGCCCAGGCCGCCGGCCGTGTGCTCAATCGCGACGAGTTGCTGCGGCGCTGGCGCGGGATCGGCTTCGACGGCGTCGACCGCACCGTCGACGTCAGCATCTCGCGCCTGCGCCGGCATTTCGGCGACGACGCCCACGAGCCGCGCAAGATCAAGACCGTATGGGGCCGCGGTTACCTGTTCAGTCCAATCGCCTGGGAGGACTGAATGTTCGCGATGCTGGTGCGGCTGTACCTGACCGTGGCCGGCCTGCTGTTGTGCTCGATGCTGTTGGTGCAGCAAGCCTTTCCGTATCTGTTTCCGGACCAGTACTCGCAATCGGCGCGGCACGAATTCAGCGGCGAGCTGGCGCTGCTGCGCGAGCACCTGCGCGGCGTCGGCATCGGCGAATTGCCCGAGCGCATCGCCGCGCTCAACCGCAGCAACCCGGACCGCTACAGCGTGCTGTCGCCGGCGATGGCGCTGCGCCTGCCGGCGCGGGTGCTGGCCGAACTGGCCGCCTCCGGCACCGCCAGCGACCACGTCAGCACCGAGCATCACCACGTCTATGTCCGTCTCGACCACGGCGACGTGGTCCAGATCAGCTACGACGAAAGCGATTTCCCGATCCGCTACATCGCCTACGCCACCGTGTTCGCGATGGTGCTGGTCGGCCTGATGATCTGGCTGCAGCCGCATTGGCGCGACCTGGAGCGGCTGCGCGACGCCGCCGCGCGCTTCGGCGACGGCGACCTCAACGCCCGCGCGCGCCTGCCGGGCGGCTCGTCGATCCGCCAGCTATGCGTCTACTTCAACAACATGGCCGACCAGATCGGCTGCCTGATCCAGTCGCAGCGCGACATGGTCAACGCCGCCTCGCACGAACTGCGCACGCCGATCACCCGCCTGGAGTTCGGCCTGGCCAACCTCGGCGACACCCTCGACGATCGGGTCGCGCGCGCGCGCGTGCACGCCTTGCGCTGCGACGTCGAAGAACTCGACCTGCTGGTCGGCGAACTGCTGACCCTGGGCATGCTCGAACGCAGCGGCCCGATGCCGGCGCTGGAGCGCATCGACTTGTCCGCGTTCCTGCGCGCCTCGACCGGCGTATCGGCCGAGGAGCTGCGCATCCGCAGCACCCATATCGAGTGGGAGCTCGCCCCGGCCCTGAAGGAGGTCGTGGTCGAACCGCGCAGCCTCGGCCGCGCCTTCTCCAACCTCATGCGCAACGCCCTGCGCTATGCCGACGGCACCATCCGGGTCGGCGCCGAAGCGGTCGAGCACGGCTGGCAGTTGGTGGTCGAGGACGATGGCGTCGGCATCCCGCCGGAGGACCGCCTGCGCGTGTTCGAACCGTTCTATCGCCTCGACCGCAGCCGCGACCGCGCCACCGGCGGCTTCGGGCTCGGCCTCAGCATCGTGCGCCAGGTGATCGACCGCCACGGCGGCGAGATCCACATCGAGAGCTCGCCGTTGGGCGGCGCGCGCTTCGTCATGCGCATTCCCTGGCACCAGCCCGGCGAGTGGCGCGGCCGCAGCCGGGCCCCGCGCGAAGAACCCGCGGCGGACGCCGGCCACTTCGAACATTCGTTTCATCTGCAATGATCGGCACCGAAGGGATCGGCGCCCAGCGGTGACCCCTTTTTCCGGCGCAGTGCGTTAACCCATGCGCAGGCCGCCAATGACGGCGGCCGGGAAGGAACCGATATGCATATGGAAATGAACGCCCTCGACGACGTCGAGTCCCAGGTCCTCGACCTCGCCAACCAGGCCATCGGCCACCAGGCCGGCGGCGATTACCGCCAGGCCGCCCAGCGTTGGGCACAGGCCATCGCCTTGGCCGATACCGGCATGCACGACGACGAGATCCGCTACTGGCTGCGCAGCGGCATCGCCGACGCCCACTACCGGCTCGGTCAAGACGAAGCCTGCATCGCCGCGGCCCGCGAGGCCCGCGACTGGTGCCGGCACCACCAGGCGCCGTTGGCGGCCTTGCTGCTGGGTCAGGCGCTGTACCGCAGCGGACGCGTGCAGGCCGCGCTGGAGGCCCTCGAGGAGGCGCGCAGCATGATCGGTGCGGAGTTCCTCGACGCGATCGACCACGTCCATCGCGATGCCATCGCCGAGCTCATGACCGCCCGCGCCGCCTGATCGCGACGACGCGCTGCGGGTTCAGAAGCGCGCCCACCATTGCACCGAGCGCTCGAAGTAGCCGATCAGGGTCTGCACCAGGCGTTGCCGGTCCTGCGGCTCGCCGCAGGCGATGACCCGGTCGACCGCGCTGTGCATCGCGGTGAAGAAGATCACCGCGGTCAGGCGCGGGTCCGGCGCGGCCCAGACCCGCGCCGCGATGCCGCCTTCGAGCAGTTCGACCAGCTGATCGATGACCGGGTTCTCCTGCATCGCATGGCGGTCGTGGGTGCGCAGGTCGTGGAAGACGACATCGTGCAGCGCGACCTGGTCGAGGTAGCCCTCGACCGCGCTCTGCACCCAGGCGCGCAGGCGTGCCGGCCAATCGTTGGGTCGGCAGCGGTCCATGGCGTCGTGAAGACGGACGCGAAAGCCCTCGACGAAACGCTGCTGCAAGGCCAGCAGCAGATGCTCGCGGCTGGCGAAGTGGTCGCGCAGCACGCGCAGTTCCAGGCCGGCGCCGGCGGCGATGTCGGCCAGGGCGACGCGCTCGGTGCCACGCTCGACGAACAGGCGCGCAGCGACGTCCAGCAGCGCTTCGCGGGTCGGGACGGCGGCCGCCGCGAAAGCGGGCTCGGGCAGGGCAAACGACGACGGGGACGGCATCGACCGGCCTCAAATGAGAATGGCTCTCATCATATCCCAGGCCATGACGGCGCGCGCCGGCGCTACCGGCCATGCCGCTTGCCCCGCGTTCGCCGGACGTCTCGATCCGGGCCGGCCGCGCGTCGCAATCGATCGCCCCGCATCGCTCAAAGCGGCAGCGCGCGCGCCGCGGATATTCGCCGACGGGAAAATTCATTCGCGAAACCGAAAATCGAAAGCGCCTCGATGCCGCGCGGCATCACAAGCCGATCGTGATTTCGAACCGCGTTGCGATACCGCGCGGATACCGATATTTCAGCGGCGCAAACGCGAAAAATCGCTGCGGCGACAATATTCGCGCGATCTTGTCGCTTGTAGAAAAAACTTCACATATCCGTCTTGTGATCCGGCTCTCAACGCCGGCTTCGTAAATATTCGACTTGTGATCCGTCTCTCACCGATCTCGATGGACACGGCCGGAGCGCTCAGGGATATTGAATCCGAAGCGGCAGCGAAGCGCGATGCGGATCGCCGCCGCCGCAGGCGAACCACATAAGAACGCAAGCCCGCCATCCGCGCGAGTAGCGCAGTCGGCTGCTACGGACAGGGCTCGGCCCCGGCGCCAAGCGCCGCGGCGACGACGTACTTTTATTTCGAAACAAACATGGAGAGGGGGCCACTCGTAACGAGCTGGCCGCGGGATCGCGCGCGAGAACAACGCGTCGTCGGGCATGGCGCCCGCCGGCCGCTGACGGCGTGCGGCCAACGGCCGCCTCAAAGGATGCGCGCCATGAATGAATCCCACTGCCTTGCCCTGCCCCTGACCACCGCCCAGCGCGGACTGTGGGTCGGGCAGAAGATCGCCTCGGCCGAAGCCTCCATGAACATCGCCGAAGCCGTGGAGATTTGCGGCCCGGTCGATGCCGAGCTGTTCCTGCGCGCACTGCGCCAATTCACCCGCGAAGCCGATGCCACCCGTGTGCGCATCGTCGAACACGGCGGCCTGCCGCGCCAGATCGTGCGCGAGGAATACGAAAGCGACTTCCCTTATTTCGACCTCAGCCTGGAAGCCGACCCGCGCGCGGCCGCAGAACGCTGGATGCAGGCCGAACTCGCCAAGCCGGTCGACTTCGTCCACGACCCGCTCTGGGTCGGCGCGCTGTTCAAGCTCGCCGACGACCGCTATTGCTGGTACCAGCGCGCCCATCACACGATCTACGACGGCTACAGCGGCGGCATGACCGTACGCCGCATCAGCGAGTTGTACAGCGCCTATGTCGAAGGCCGCGAGCCCGAGCCCTGCGGCTACGGTTCGCTGGCGGCGCTGGTCGAAAGCGAAGCCGCCTACCGCGGCTCCGAACGTTTCCAGCGCGACCGCGCGTTCTGGCGCGAGCAACTGGCGGCCCTGCCCGAGGCGGTGACCCTGGCGCGCCGACGCGTGCGCAACAACGGCGGCCTGCGCCGCGCGCGCGGCCTGCTCGACGACGCGGCGCGCACGCGCCTGGTCGAGATCGCGCGCGATTGCGCCGTGAGCCTGCCGCAGGTACTGATCGCGCTGATCGCCGCCTACTACCATCGCGCCACCGGCGCCCACGACCTGGTGTTCGGCATGCCGGTCACCGGCCGCGTCAATCACGCCCTGCGCAGCACCCCGGGCATGGTCGCCAACGTGGTCGCGATCCGTTTGGCGATGAGCCCGCAGACGACCATGCCGGAACTGTTCGCGCAGGTCTCGCGCGTGGTCAGGCAGGCGCTGCGCCACCAGCAGTATCGCTACGAAGACCTGCGCCGCGACCTCGGCCTGGTCAATCCCGACCAGCACCTGGCCTGGCTCGGCATCAACATCGAGCCCTTCGACTACGGCAGCTTCGGCGGCCATCGTGCGACCGGGCATAACCTGCACAACGGTTCGGCCGAGGACCTGACCGTGTTCGTCTACGACCGCGACGACGGCGAAGGCCTGAGCTTCGACCTCGACGCCAACCCGACCCTGTACCCGGCCGCGGAACTCGACGAACACCGGCGCCGCCTGATGCGGCTGATCGAATCGGTGTCGGCCGATCCGTCCCTGAGCCTCGGCGCCATCGACGTGCTCGGCGGGGAAGAACGCGAACGCCTGCTGCGGGGCTGGAACGACACCGACGCACCGCTGCCGGACAGCACCGCGCTCGACCAGTTCGAACAGCAGGCCGCGCGCACCCCGGATGCGGTCGCGGTGATCGCCGGCGACACCGTGTTGAGCTATCGCCAACTCGACGAGAGCAGCACCCGCCTGGCCCGCCGCTTGATCGCGCGTGGCGTGCGCCCCGGCGACATCGTCGCCATCGCCCTGCCGCGCGACGAAGTGCTGATCGCGGCCCTGCTCGCGGTGTGGAAGGCCGGTGCGGCCTACCTGCCGCTGGACCCGGAAGCGCCGATCGAGCGCATCGCCCTGACCCTCGACGATGCCGCGCCCAGTCTGTTGCTGACCACTGCGAACTTCGCCGAGGCCTTCGCCGGCCGCGCCCTGCCGTTGGTGTTCGCCCACGAACAGGACGAGGCCTACGAGATCGACGTCGACGCCGCCCTGCCGCGCGCGCGCTTCGACGCCACCGCCTACCTGATCTACACCTCGGGCTCGACCGGCCGGCCCAAGGGCGTGCAAGTCACTCAGCGCAATCTCGGCAATTTCCTGCTCGCGACCCAGCGCCTGTTCGCGCCGACCGCGGCCGATCGATTCCTGGCCCAGACCACGGTCGCTTTCGACATCGCCTGCTTCGAGCTGTTCCTGCCGCTCAGCGTCGGCGCGCGCATCGTCGTGACCACCGCCGAGGTGGTGCGCAATCCGCTCGCCCTGGCCCGCCTGATCGCCGAGCACGCGCTCAATTTCGTCCAGGCCACACCGTCGCTGTGGCGCATGCTGCTGGCCAATCCGGAACTGCGCCTGGACGGTGTGCACGCGCTGTCGACCGGCGAAGCCTTGCCGCCGGAACTCGCCCAGCGCCTGGTCGCCGCGGCCGCGCGCGTGACCAATCTGTACGGGCCGACCGAAACCACGGTGTGGGCCAGCGCGATCGAGATCACCGCGGCCGACCTCGCCGACGGCGCGCCGCCGCCGATCGGCAAGCCGCTGTCGAACACCCGCGCCTACGTGCTCGACACCACGCTGAGCCCGGTGCCGACCGGCAGCGTCGGCGAGCTCTACATCGGCGGCGCCTGCGTCGCCAAGGGTTATCTGGGGCGCGACGACCTCACCGCCGAGCGCTTCATCGCCGATCCTTTCGCCGACCCGCTCAGCGCCGCCGACGCACGTCTGTATCGCACCGGCGACCTCGCGCGCTGGCGCGACGACGGCATCATCGAATACCTCGGCCGCGCCGACCAGCAGGTCAAGATCCGCGGCCACCGGGTCGAACTGGGCGAGATCGAAACCCATCTGCGCGCCGAGGAAACCGTGGCC is a window of Lysobacter antibioticus DNA encoding:
- a CDS encoding ATP-binding protein; this encodes MFAMLVRLYLTVAGLLLCSMLLVQQAFPYLFPDQYSQSARHEFSGELALLREHLRGVGIGELPERIAALNRSNPDRYSVLSPAMALRLPARVLAELAASGTASDHVSTEHHHVYVRLDHGDVVQISYDESDFPIRYIAYATVFAMVLVGLMIWLQPHWRDLERLRDAAARFGDGDLNARARLPGGSSIRQLCVYFNNMADQIGCLIQSQRDMVNAASHELRTPITRLEFGLANLGDTLDDRVARARVHALRCDVEELDLLVGELLTLGMLERSGPMPALERIDLSAFLRASTGVSAEELRIRSTHIEWELAPALKEVVVEPRSLGRAFSNLMRNALRYADGTIRVGAEAVEHGWQLVVEDDGVGIPPEDRLRVFEPFYRLDRSRDRATGGFGLGLSIVRQVIDRHGGEIHIESSPLGGARFVMRIPWHQPGEWRGRSRAPREEPAADAGHFEHSFHLQ
- a CDS encoding non-ribosomal peptide synthetase: MNESHCLALPLTTAQRGLWVGQKIASAEASMNIAEAVEICGPVDAELFLRALRQFTREADATRVRIVEHGGLPRQIVREEYESDFPYFDLSLEADPRAAAERWMQAELAKPVDFVHDPLWVGALFKLADDRYCWYQRAHHTIYDGYSGGMTVRRISELYSAYVEGREPEPCGYGSLAALVESEAAYRGSERFQRDRAFWREQLAALPEAVTLARRRVRNNGGLRRARGLLDDAARTRLVEIARDCAVSLPQVLIALIAAYYHRATGAHDLVFGMPVTGRVNHALRSTPGMVANVVAIRLAMSPQTTMPELFAQVSRVVRQALRHQQYRYEDLRRDLGLVNPDQHLAWLGINIEPFDYGSFGGHRATGHNLHNGSAEDLTVFVYDRDDGEGLSFDLDANPTLYPAAELDEHRRRLMRLIESVSADPSLSLGAIDVLGGEERERLLRGWNDTDAPLPDSTALDQFEQQAARTPDAVAVIAGDTVLSYRQLDESSTRLARRLIARGVRPGDIVAIALPRDEVLIAALLAVWKAGAAYLPLDPEAPIERIALTLDDAAPSLLLTTANFAEAFAGRALPLVFAHEQDEAYEIDVDAALPRARFDATAYLIYTSGSTGRPKGVQVTQRNLGNFLLATQRLFAPTAADRFLAQTTVAFDIACFELFLPLSVGARIVVTTAEVVRNPLALARLIAEHALNFVQATPSLWRMLLANPELRLDGVHALSTGEALPPELAQRLVAAAARVTNLYGPTETTVWASAIEITAADLADGAPPPIGKPLSNTRAYVLDTTLSPVPTGSVGELYIGGACVAKGYLGRDDLTAERFIADPFADPLSAADARLYRTGDLARWRDDGIIEYLGRADQQVKIRGHRVELGEIETHLRAEETVAEVAVALHTDAAGHALLAAYLVPATGLSLDSDGLRRRLAAKLPDHMVPSVYVELAALPLTPSGKLDRKALAPPERNRQAVYAAPRSEIERKLVALWQQIFGLERVGIHDNFFELGGDSLTAAELVAAFPQHFGSELSLGALFDGSTIAGLAAYLERSGGENDPLGALLSLRPTDRERPLFCIHPVTGFSWSYAGMLRHLDETLPVYALQSRGLRGGGALPGSIEEIAADYIAQMRRIQPQGPYRLLGWSLGGLIGHAIAAQLQQVGERIELLAMMDSYPFVADAHDAQSEAQQAVAVLKFLGFHHRTRDNPPQDMRSLADLLCREYEVFSIPLVQEIMKADARLIENVTAVTRNNLMLARRYRPAPIETDVVFFNAGLKEHVDLDGLLHYHAAAWQPFIGGRIEIHDVDCHHQSMLEPRAAAHIGRVLRERLDSPPLPSPPPTPAALAVAYS
- a CDS encoding alpha/beta fold hydrolase, whose protein sequence is MNRRTFIQLGVGAASVGLLGACATGLSGATATAADAAAWNAAAFHAARRFVATSFGEIAYVERGQGPAALFLHGFPLNSFQWRGAMAYLAPYRRCIAADFMGLGYTRVAEGQSVAPDAQVDMLATLLDRLGVDSVDLIANDSGGAVAQMFLVKYPQRVRSMLLTNCDVENDSPPAAVVPVIEAARRGRFALETFPPQLADHAFARSEKGIGVQCFTYPDHPSDEAIETYFTPLVSTPQRTQLTDAYAMGLDPNPLAGIEAALKRCTQPVRIVWGTGDTIFSPASPHYLDRLFPNSRGIRFIEGAKLFYPEEFPEVIAHEARQLWATL
- a CDS encoding helix-turn-helix domain-containing protein; this translates as MTCEVMVLIEAGSYHGRMNMALATNPNTGPRNQCVGALLREWRAVRRWSQLDLALDAGVSARHLSYVETGKSQPSREMIVKLADALDMPLRERNVLLVAAGFAPKYPETALATPEFAQIRRAIEFILKQQEPYPAFLLNRHWDVLMANEAAVRTNAFVMRGRPNRHANMIRQIFDPEDLRPAVANWEEVAGELIRHLHTAVAATPGDSAARALLDEVMAYPGVPCHWRRRQFDAAPSPLLTTILRRDEHELRFFSTITTFGTPRDVTVDELHVECCFPMDEATAQLCRALQDGSLGA
- a CDS encoding TetR/AcrR family transcriptional regulator, producing the protein MPSPSSFALPEPAFAAAAVPTREALLDVAARLFVERGTERVALADIAAGAGLELRVLRDHFASREHLLLALQQRFVEGFRVRLHDAMDRCRPNDWPARLRAWVQSAVEGYLDQVALHDVVFHDLRTHDRHAMQENPVIDQLVELLEGGIAARVWAAPDPRLTAVIFFTAMHSAVDRVIACGEPQDRQRLVQTLIGYFERSVQWWARF
- a CDS encoding response regulator — encoded protein: MNKVLLIEDDARLAGLISEYLQRYDFQTSVVLRGDQALTAIEDDPPDVIVLDLMLPGMDGFDVCRQIRKQSSLPIVMLTARGDLFDQVTGLEVGADDYVLKPVEPRLLLARLRAILRRSQARPQPNGSSMLLYGGLQIDMTARQVRWKGQEIDLKTADYNLFVILAQAAGRVLNRDELLRRWRGIGFDGVDRTVDVSISRLRRHFGDDAHEPRKIKTVWGRGYLFSPIAWED